Genomic segment of Pontibacter liquoris:
CGGCAGTTAGTCGGCATTATAACCGACGGAGACCTGCGCCGTATGCTCAACAACTTTGCTTCCATTGAAGGAATCCGTGCCACCGACATTATGACGCCTTCCCCGCTCACGATCGCACCCGACCAGTATGCGGCCGAAGCGCTGGCTATAATGCAAGATAAAAGTATAACGCAGCTTATTGTCACAAAATCTGGTAATTTTGAGGGCTTTGTACATTTACACGATTTATTAAAAGAAGGACTCGTTTAACGACATGGATAACAACACTTACGTAGTGATTATGGCTGGCGGCATCGGAAGCCGCTTCTGGCCTTTCAGCCGGACTAATTACCCCAAGCAGTTTCATGATGTGCTGGGCACCGGCGAAAGCATGCTGCAGATGACGGCCCGCCGCTTCAAGGATATTTGTCCGCCTGAAAACATCTTTGTGGTGACCAACAAAGACTACGAGTCCCTGGTAAAAGCGCAACTGCCGCAACTCAGCGACAATCAGGTGCTGCTAGAGCCTGTTGGCCGCAACACGGCCCCCTGCATTGCTTACGCGTCCTACAAGATTTCCCTGCTCAACCCCAATGCCAACCTGGTGGTGGCTCCCTCCGACCACGTGGTGCTGAAAGAACAGGTGTTTACGGACGTGATCAACAAGGCAGTAGCAGCTGCGGCCAAAGACGATGTACTGATCACGCTGGGCATTACCCCAAGCCGGCCAGACACCGGGTATGGCTATATCCAGTACATCAACGATGAAACCAAAAGTATAAAGAAAGTAAAGACCTTTACCGAAAAGCCGAACCTGGAACTAGCGCAGATGTTCCTCAACAGCGGAGACTTTGTATGGAACTCCGGCATTTTTATCTGGAACGTGCAAAGTATCCTGCGGGCTTTCCGCCAGTACCTGTCCGAGATTTCCGAGATCTTTGAAGAAGGCGCCAGCGCCCTCAACACGCCCGAAGAGCAGAACTTTATTACCCGCGCTTACTCCCAGTGCCGCAACATCTCTATCGATTACGGCATTATGGAGAAAGTCGACAACGTATATGTGCTGCTGGCCGATATGGGCTGGTCTGACCTGGGCACCTGGAACTCGCTTTATACCATCAACAACAAAGACGAGAACGGCAACGTGATAGACGGCGAGGTGCTGCTCTACGAAACCCGCGACTGCATTGTGAAAACGCCCAAAGAGCGCCTGGTGGTTTTGCAGGGGCTGGAAGATTACATCGTAGCCGAATACGACAACGTGCTGATGATCTGCAAAAAATCAGAAGAGCAAAAAGTAAAGGAGTTTATGGCAGACGCCAAGTCGAAGAAAGGCGCCGACTATATTTAAGTTAGTTACGAATTACGTATTCAGGCAAGTATAAAAATATTGCTTTCGTAAATCGGTCTTAAAAAAGCCCCTGCAGCTGTTGGTTGCAGGGGCTTTTTGTTACAAGTATAAAACACGTCTATCTTGGTTGGCCGGAGTTGCTGCTATCGTGCAGGCGCTGGCTCATGGCCTGATACAAAATAATGCCAGTCGCTACCGATACGTTTAGCGAGCCGATCTGGCCCATGAGCGGAATACGCAGGCGGGCATCGGCGCGCTTGAGGTACTCCGGCGAAATACCGTCTTCTTCGCTTCCCATGATTATGGCTGTGGGTCCTGTCATGTCCACTTCGTTATCCGTCAGGCTCTGCTCCGTTTTCTCGGTACAGGCTACTATCTGCACGCCGTAATCCTTCAGGTAATCAAGGGTGTCTTTCAGGTTTGGCTCGCGGCAAACGGGCACCAGGTGCAGCGCCCCGGCCGAGGTTTTAATGGCATCGGCATTGATCTGTGCGCCGCCGCGGCTCGGGATCACAATGGCATCTACGCCCATACATTCGGCGTTGCGGGCAATGGAGCCAAAATTGCGTACATCCGTAATGCGGTCCAGGATAAGCAGCAGTGGGCTCTTGCCTTGCTCAAACAGGGAGGTCACGATCTCGGCCAGCGGCGCATACGAGATGGTCGACAGGAACGCCACGGCTCCCTGGTGATTTTTTCGGGTGAGATTGTTAAGTTTCTCTACGGGTACGGAGGCAACCGGCACATCAAACTTTTTGGCCAGGTCCGTGATCTCGTCGGTGGTGCTGTTGCGGGAGCCCCGCTGCAGAAATATTTTCTCTAATGTTTTACCGGCTAGCATGGCTTCTAAAATAGGCCGTGAGCCGAAAATCATTTCTATCTTCTCTTCCCGGGGTGTTCTGGGGCTACCGTAGCGGCTGCCTACATTTTTGTTATACCTGCTCTCCATTTGGCTACTGTGCTGTACCAGCTCTCCTCGTATTCGGGGCGCCGTATCAGCTCATAATGATTTCCGGTAAAGTTATTCTCTTTTTTGGTAAAAACGAACTTCACGTAAGGCGAGGTCTCCGAATCGCGGTAGATCCAGCTCTCGGTGTTGCCCACATGGCTTACATCACTGGGTATGCCATAGATGATGTAGATCATACCCCGGTCAGTGGCCCAACCGGCCTTGTGCGAAGTATAAAGCTTGTTAGCGGTCTCTACCCGGCCATAGTAGGTGCGGATCAGCTCCCGCGCCTTGCTTTTGTCGCCGGCCAGCTTTAACCAGAACCGGTCCACGGCTGCTTTGGGGTCCGTTTCCCGCAACAGGGCCTCGCGCTCCGCGGTGGTAGTGAGATAAATGAGCGGTGGCAGCAGCTCACTGGCCATCGTTACCAATGGAAAGGCATTGGGCTGCGCCAGGATGCCTGCTGCAAATTTGCTGCCCGGCGCAAGCAGGTAAAGGCCGGGTGTTTGCAGGTAAAAAGTATCGCCTGGCACCACCGTTTTTGTTTCCGCTACTGAAATGGTGCGCGGCACCACCTCCTGCCGAGCCGACATGGGCGGCAGTGCCGGCGTGAAATCGGCCTCAAAGCGCTGCATTTCCAGCAGGCCCGCCTCCGGGCCATACTTCTGCAGCAGCAAGGGCGTGGTGGTGGTGGTATAGTCCTGCAACAGGGGCCTGTTACTGGCGGATTGCATCACTATAAAATGCTTCTCTCCCATAGCGGCCTGCAAGGGCAACCTATACTTGGTTTGCAGGCGCTCGCCTGCGCTCAGGTGCTGCCATAGCTGCAGGTGCAGCACGTTGGGCTCCTGTACCAAGCGCAGCGGCAGCGTTAAAGGCACTAGCACGCCCTGCCCCTCTACCTGGCCCGCTTTAGCAATGTTCACCGAATCGGTGGCTAACACGGCATCGCGCTCGGTTGCACCGGCCCGCACGCTATAGTAGAGGCTCTTGGCCGTTTGGCTTACCGCCAGCACCTGCCGCACATCTTCGAACCGCAGGAACAAGTATAAGCTGTCGCCACGCGCATAAAAGCGGTGCAGCATGGTAACCTCGGGCCGGGGCGGGCGCGCCATACTTACCGGCTCCAGCCGCCGGCCGGAAGATACCGGACTGCCACAACCGGCACTTAGCAGCAGCATAAAAAGAAAGAAGGGGATCAGGATATACTTCATTCTAACTGGAGTTTGGTAAGCCCGAAAACTAGAAGCCGGGCTGTGAGGCACAACCCGGCTTTTATTACTGATTTACAACTGTTTTTGTTTAGCCGCGCATGCGCTGCAGGTACTGCATAAACTGCTGCTGCAGCTCCTCGGCACGGTCCTGGAGGCCAATTGCCTGTGCCTCGTTTACCAGCTGCTGCAGGATCACCATATTGGTCTGGATCTCGGTATCGAACAGCGATCCTTTCACAAAGTAATAATCCAGTGCCTGCTGCGAACTTTTAGCCATCTCGTCGAGCACCTGGCGGGCTTTCTCCTTCTCGCCTACCTGGTTTAAGATGGAGATAAACTGCGGTGTATAGTAGTCGTATGGCAGGGAATTGCCCGGCATTACTTTAAAGCAGTAGTCGGTCACCTCCTTGGCTTTGGCCAGGTTGCCATCTTTCAGGTATGCTTTGGCGAGCTCGGCAAACTTGTCGCGGGCATTGGCCGAGAAGCGCAGGTAATTCTCATCGTAGAAAATGTTAGGGTCATCAAAGTTGCGGAAGCTGAACTTCTTCATCAGGTTGTTATACATCACCTCTTTGTTCACATAGCCCTGCTGCTCCTCGCTGGCGGTCTTCACGGGCACTACCCGGAACGCCAGTCCGTCGAGTTGGAAATACTGCGACAAGCCAATAAAGTCTGCGCTGTTCACGGTGGTAGAGAAGTAAATCGGGCGCTTCCAGTCGTTGGTGCTCAGCAAATCCAGCATGATCAGGTGCTTCTTTTCCAGTAGCGACTTGTTGATGGTCCACTGCATACGGTCGGTTATCTCGGCCTGTTTTTCGGCCGGAATAAAGCCCATCTCCTGCACCTTTTGCTTGTCCACATTCAAAAAGAAGTTGTGCGTAGGCATGGTCAGCAGCGTGGTACCCGCGCCATACTGCACCTGAAGGGCCGGGTGGTTTTCCTTCACCAGCTTGATAAACTGCTTCAGGTCGATGCCGGCAGCTACCTGCGGACGCTCCACGTATGGCAGGTAATCGTTGGTACCCTGGCGGTAATTCTCGTTCTCCAGCGACAGCGGCCACGGCGCCGATTTGTAGGACTGGCGCTTCATCTGGTCGATGTACCAGTCCGTGTTGAGGTAGCTCAGCACGGCCACGCGCACATCGGTCCGGTAACCTTCCACCTCCTGGGCATACCACAGCGGGAACGTATCGTTATCGCCATTGGTAAACAGGATGGCATTTGGCGCACACGAATCGAGCAGGTTTTTGGCAGAATCCACGGATTGGTAACGGCCCGAGCGGTCATGATCGTCCCATCCTTCGGCCACCATTATCAACGGCACGCTCAGGCAGAGCACGGTAGTCAGGCCTGCTTTGGCCATGTTGTTCTTAAGCACTTTTTCCAGCAGATCAGCCACGCCCAGCACACCCAGACCAATCCAGATGCTGAAGGCGTAGAAAGAGCCGGCAAAGGTATAATCACGCTCCCGCGGCTCGGTAGGCGGCTGGTTCAGGTACAAGGCAATGGCGATGCCGGTAAAGAAGAACAGCAGGCCGATCACAAACGCATCGCGCTCTTTTTTGCGCACCTGGTAGATCAGCCCAAGTATACCAACTATGAGCGGCAACAGGTAAAAACAATTGCGGGCTTTGCTCTCCAGCACGCGGTCCGGAATATTGGGGCCGTCTTTTCCGAACCACAGCACACCGGCATTCTGCACATCGCTTTCACGGCCTGCAAAATTCCATAAAAAGTAGCGCCAGTACATGTGGCCCAACTGATAACGGAATAAAAAGCTCAGGTTCTGACCAAACGTCGGCATTTCGCCTTCGCGCAGGTCCACCCATTTCTTATACTCGGCTATATGTTGCGGCTGGTCGCTGTAAATGCGGGGCAGCAGCGTTTTGTCTTTGCTATCATAAACCGGCTCGATCTTGTGGCCCGTTACGATATACTTGTCCTTGCCTTTTAAATAACGCGGGGCACCTTCCTCCTGGTCCACCGGCTGGGCATTATACTGCGGACCGTAAATTAGCGGCCGGTCACCGTACTGCTCGCGCTTGAGGTAAGCCACCACGCTCAGGATATCATCCGGGTCGTTCTCGTCGATGGTCGGTTCGTAGCTTGAGCGGATCGGGATCATCATATACGACGAGTAGCCGATCAGCACAAATACCAGGCTCAGCAAAGCAGTGTTCAGGATGCGGTTGTTTTTTGTGATCGAGTAACGGATACCCACGATGATGGCCACCACCACGATGAGCACGAACACGATCACGCCGGAGCCGAAAGGCAGGCCGAGGCTGTTCACAAAGAACACTTCCACATCGCCGGCCATCGAAGGCAGCCCCGGGATAATGCCCCACATGATCACGGCAATCACCACCGCGCTGATCAGGAAAGCGATCACGCCTCCCCAGAAAGTGGGTTTATACAAGCGGAAGTAGTAGAGAAAGGCAAGTGCCGGGATGGCAACCAGGTTGAGCAGGTGCACGCCAATGGAAAGGCCTACCAGGTAGGCAATCAGGATAAGCCATTTATCGGCGGTAGATTCTCCTGCCTTTGCTTCCCACTTGAGCATAGCCCAGAACACAATGGCCGTAAAGAACGACGACATGGCGTATACTTCGGCTTCGGTGGCAGAGAACCAGGCAGAGTCGGAGAAAGTATAGGCCAGCGCTCCCACCACGCCACTCGCCATGATGAGCAGGATGTTGGCAGCCGTTGGCGCCTGGCCTTCTTTCAGCATAATGCGCTTGGCTAAGATCGTAATAGTCCAGAACAGGAACAGGGACGTAAAGGCGCTGCACAGGCCCGAGAGCAGGTTCACCCACCAGGCTACCTGGGTCACATCGCTGGCAAACAGCGAGAACATGCGGCCGACCAGCAAAAAGAGCGGCGCTCCCGGCGGGTGCGGCACCAGCAGCTTATACGAGCTGGCGATAAACTCGCCACAGTCCCAGAAGCTGGCCGTTGGCTCCAGTGTGAGCACATACACCACAGCTGCGATCAGGAACACGACCCAGCCTACAATATTATTTATCTTGCGATAATCTGTCATAGCGATTATTGATTCAGCCCCGAAAATAA
This window contains:
- a CDS encoding mannose-1-phosphate guanylyltransferase, with the protein product MDNNTYVVIMAGGIGSRFWPFSRTNYPKQFHDVLGTGESMLQMTARRFKDICPPENIFVVTNKDYESLVKAQLPQLSDNQVLLEPVGRNTAPCIAYASYKISLLNPNANLVVAPSDHVVLKEQVFTDVINKAVAAAAKDDVLITLGITPSRPDTGYGYIQYINDETKSIKKVKTFTEKPNLELAQMFLNSGDFVWNSGIFIWNVQSILRAFRQYLSEISEIFEEGASALNTPEEQNFITRAYSQCRNISIDYGIMEKVDNVYVLLADMGWSDLGTWNSLYTINNKDENGNVIDGEVLLYETRDCIVKTPKERLVVLQGLEDYIVAEYDNVLMICKKSEEQKVKEFMADAKSKKGADYI
- the rlmB gene encoding 23S rRNA (guanosine(2251)-2'-O)-methyltransferase RlmB; translated protein: MESRYNKNVGSRYGSPRTPREEKIEMIFGSRPILEAMLAGKTLEKIFLQRGSRNSTTDEITDLAKKFDVPVASVPVEKLNNLTRKNHQGAVAFLSTISYAPLAEIVTSLFEQGKSPLLLILDRITDVRNFGSIARNAECMGVDAIVIPSRGGAQINADAIKTSAGALHLVPVCREPNLKDTLDYLKDYGVQIVACTEKTEQSLTDNEVDMTGPTAIIMGSEEDGISPEYLKRADARLRIPLMGQIGSLNVSVATGIILYQAMSQRLHDSSNSGQPR
- a CDS encoding GWxTD domain-containing protein; amino-acid sequence: MKYILIPFFLFMLLLSAGCGSPVSSGRRLEPVSMARPPRPEVTMLHRFYARGDSLYLFLRFEDVRQVLAVSQTAKSLYYSVRAGATERDAVLATDSVNIAKAGQVEGQGVLVPLTLPLRLVQEPNVLHLQLWQHLSAGERLQTKYRLPLQAAMGEKHFIVMQSASNRPLLQDYTTTTTPLLLQKYGPEAGLLEMQRFEADFTPALPPMSARQEVVPRTISVAETKTVVPGDTFYLQTPGLYLLAPGSKFAAGILAQPNAFPLVTMASELLPPLIYLTTTAEREALLRETDPKAAVDRFWLKLAGDKSKARELIRTYYGRVETANKLYTSHKAGWATDRGMIYIIYGIPSDVSHVGNTESWIYRDSETSPYVKFVFTKKENNFTGNHYELIRRPEYEESWYSTVAKWRAGITKM
- a CDS encoding glycosyltransferase family 117 protein; translation: MTDYRKINNIVGWVVFLIAAVVYVLTLEPTASFWDCGEFIASSYKLLVPHPPGAPLFLLVGRMFSLFASDVTQVAWWVNLLSGLCSAFTSLFLFWTITILAKRIMLKEGQAPTAANILLIMASGVVGALAYTFSDSAWFSATEAEVYAMSSFFTAIVFWAMLKWEAKAGESTADKWLILIAYLVGLSIGVHLLNLVAIPALAFLYYFRLYKPTFWGGVIAFLISAVVIAVIMWGIIPGLPSMAGDVEVFFVNSLGLPFGSGVIVFVLIVVVAIIVGIRYSITKNNRILNTALLSLVFVLIGYSSYMMIPIRSSYEPTIDENDPDDILSVVAYLKREQYGDRPLIYGPQYNAQPVDQEEGAPRYLKGKDKYIVTGHKIEPVYDSKDKTLLPRIYSDQPQHIAEYKKWVDLREGEMPTFGQNLSFLFRYQLGHMYWRYFLWNFAGRESDVQNAGVLWFGKDGPNIPDRVLESKARNCFYLLPLIVGILGLIYQVRKKERDAFVIGLLFFFTGIAIALYLNQPPTEPRERDYTFAGSFYAFSIWIGLGVLGVADLLEKVLKNNMAKAGLTTVLCLSVPLIMVAEGWDDHDRSGRYQSVDSAKNLLDSCAPNAILFTNGDNDTFPLWYAQEVEGYRTDVRVAVLSYLNTDWYIDQMKRQSYKSAPWPLSLENENYRQGTNDYLPYVERPQVAAGIDLKQFIKLVKENHPALQVQYGAGTTLLTMPTHNFFLNVDKQKVQEMGFIPAEKQAEITDRMQWTINKSLLEKKHLIMLDLLSTNDWKRPIYFSTTVNSADFIGLSQYFQLDGLAFRVVPVKTASEEQQGYVNKEVMYNNLMKKFSFRNFDDPNIFYDENYLRFSANARDKFAELAKAYLKDGNLAKAKEVTDYCFKVMPGNSLPYDYYTPQFISILNQVGEKEKARQVLDEMAKSSQQALDYYFVKGSLFDTEIQTNMVILQQLVNEAQAIGLQDRAEELQQQFMQYLQRMRG